The following DNA comes from Mucilaginibacter jinjuensis.
CGGGCATGCCCGCAAAGGCGCTCAGTTTACAAGGCAATTGTTGTATGTAAATGAACCCGCACCCTTTGCCATCCGCGAACAAATTGTGGGTTTGGTGCGGTACCATGGTTTGCCAATATGGTTGTTTGAAAAACCAGACCCGTTAAAAGCACTAGTTAAAGCCGGTATGGAAGTAAACACCCAATGGCTGGCCTTGCTTGCCAGAGCCGACATGCTCGGCCGGATTTGTGACGACCAGGAGGAAATGCTGTACCGTATTGACTGCTTCGAGGCTTTTTGCCAGGAAAATAATTGCTGGGGAGAACCTCGTGGATTTATATCAGGCAATGCAAAAATGTACTACATGCAGCACGACGATGCCTACCTGGATTATGTACCATTTGAAGAGCCTGAAGCGGAGATTGTTTTAATGAGCGGTTTGCCCGGTGCCGGTAAAGACACGTTTATTAAAAGGCATTATGCCGGATGTCCCGTTATTTCATTAGATGCCATACGGGTAAAGCGCGGTATTTCGCCAACGGATAAAACGGGTAATGGGCAAGTGATCCAGGAAGCGAAAGAGCAGGCACGGGTTTACCTGCGCAAGCAACAATCATTTGTGTGGAACGCAACCAACACCACCAGCCAGATGCGTACGCAGTTGATCGATCTGTTCACTACGTATAAGGTAAAGGTAAATATCGTTTATATCGAAGTACCTTATCAACATTTGCACAGTCAAAATAAAAGTCGGGATGCCATTGTACCGGCGGCTGTTTTGGATAAATTGATTTATAAGCTGGAAGTGCCTGCTATATGGGAAGCGCATGAGGTTAACTTCTATATAAGTTAAAAGCAAGCACGCTCATTAAGCCAAAAGCTTAATTGAGCGTGCTTTTGTATTGCGATAACAACCTTTATGCATTTACCGGAACTGGTAGTGCTTTGGTATCAGGAACTTCATCGGCTGTGTGCTGCATAATAGTTGCGATAAATAAACCTGATAAAAACCAGTTCATATATGAAATATAAGATGAACCTTCAAACTCGGAAGTAAAAGACGGAATTAAGAAACCGATCTTTAACATCAGTACAGCAATACAGATTTTACGTTCTTTACCTTTTAACAGTTTAACCCATTTAAGCCCCTGTTTAATAAACATAATGTAAATAGACAGATATAAAATCAATGCGATGAGGCCGGCCTGTACACCAATAATAAGGTACTGGTTTTCGCCGCCTACAACTTCATCATTTAAGCTGGCACCTACCCGACCGGTTGCACCCATGCCCATACCAAAAGGGTGGTTCACAATGGCGGTAATCCCCTCCAGCCAGGCAACCACGTGCCCTACGCTTGATGGGTTGCTGAAATTAAGCGTACTGATTACTACCGCAATTATTCCATCAGTTTTATTATCAAACAATATGATTTGATAAATGAGATAACAAGCCACTAACCCAAAACCATAATGAATGAGTTTGACGAGGGATTTTTTATGCGTAACCAGCGCATAAATATAGATCATCAAAAAATAGCTGACAAAAGGCGCTCTTGAAAAAGCAAAAATAATAGACAATAATGTTGCACCGAAAGCCAACACAGCCATGGGTTTAAATTCAATTTTATTGTCGTCGCGGGTGTATAGGGCCATAATAGCCGCCAGAGCAATTAGTGTTGCAGCAGCATGTTCTAAAGGATTAGTATAAAAGCTCCCAAAGCGTTTATATCCACCTTCTGATTCAAATGTGGTACTTAGGCCAAAGCTCCCATCGGGCTCAATGTTAAAGTAGTAATAAACGTAATCGGCATAACCGGTATGAGATTGCAGGTGCTCATAGGTAGCAGCCTCAAATGAAACTACTACGCCGGCAGCAATGGCCAGTATGGCTATATAAGTGAAGTATTTATTGATATAAAGACTTTTAATATCAAATAACCGGCCCGTAAAATATACTAATAGAAAAAACGAAGTGCTTTTTAACGCGGTAAGCCTGGCTACAAAGCTTAGCCCGCCTACAGGCAGTAAGGTGTAAAGCGTGGTATAACCTAAAAATGCCAGGATAAGATAATCAATAACATGCCATCGGGGCCGGGTTTTTAAAGCAGCAATATTGATGAGCAGCATAATAAATACCAGTAATTCTTTAAACCCCTGAAAAAACGGAATAAACTGCTTTAACCCGAGCATGAAGGCAACGGACATTGCCGTTGTATAAATAGAAAGGCCAAAAATGAGGAACAGCATAAATCCCTGCCTGTTATCTAATAAGATATTGTACAGGGCCATTATAAAAGAAAGAAGATATATCAGGACAAAAATAGCGATCATGTATGCGGTGGCGCTTTCTAATTTTGGTAAAATTAGGCTTTGTGGTGTAAAAAAAACATCATTTATGATTTAAAATGCGATATGTCCTTTTTGGGTGTTATTAATTCATTAAATGCTTACCCTGTATATAGTTAAGGCATTTTTGCGTCCAGATATCTGCGCCTTTTGGATTAAGGTGGCTATCATCATGAAAAAGATCGTTCCTGTTCCGGAACGCTGCGTCATCTCCATCGTTGAAATAAGCAACTTGCATTTGGTTAAGAAGCGCTGTCAACTTATCCTTATATAAGTTCTTGCTATCGTTATATCGGTAAAGTGGGGCAGTTGTAACCATAAGCTGTACGTGTTTTGCCTGGATGTAGTTGATCAGGTTAATAAGGTACTTGATCTTATTTTTATCAAAAACGTATTGCTCAGGCAGCGATTTTTTTTCACTCTCATTAATTGCCGAGGGGGATATAACGCCTTCATTGGGGTCATAACCCAGGCTTGCCATGCTTTTATTAAAGGTTGGTTTGTAGATGTTTAACAGCATATAACCCAACAAGGAATTATAACGGTACATGGCAGAACACGCCTTCACTTGTTCATACTTTCCACTCATGGCTATAGCAGAATCTATTATTGGGTTTAAGTGGTAGTAGGGTAAAAAAACAAACAGCCGCTGATATTCGGCTTCATCATACCTAAGTTCTTCGTAATCTAAATTAATGATGATCAGTTTAGGTGTATGATAGGCCAGCATCGATTTTAGAGTAGGGTAAATATAAAATAATCCCTGTCCCTGGTTTCCGAAATTGAATACTGTTTTACCGCTTTTAGCTTGCATGAGCGGCGCATTAAAGTGTTGGGCCGCATGTGAATTGCCGAATATCACAATGTCTTCGCCGGCATTTTTCAAAGCATGCGAAGTGGTGAAATACTTACCGCTTTTTTGTTTATAAAAAAGGTTTTTGAACAGCAGACCGATGCTTATATCAACAACTACAACAAGGCAAATCAAGGCCAGCAGTTTTAAAAGGAAAGTTTTTAGTGAATCCATTTTCTATACTGGTCTGATCTTAAAACTGAAAGTAAATAAATTGACCGCCACCGAATACACCGAATAGCATAATAATCGCCACAATAAATGTGTAGTATCCTAAACGGGTTATATAATTATTGGGGATGTATTGATAGAGGCGGGGCTTATACTCGGCCACCCATTCAAAAAATATTAGGAAGAAAATGGCAGCTGCGGCATAGTAAAAATGATCTTTAGGGTTCCCCGGATAAAGCGGGCCATCAAACTTTATAATTTTTCTTAAAATGATAAATGCCTGTGAAACGTTTTCGGCCCTGAAAAATACCCATGTAGTGCAAACCGCAAAAAAGGTAATAAGCGTTTTAAGAGTAGTTAACAGCCAGTTTTTAGCTATATGCACAGTTGGCAGGGCTGATTCGACAATTAAAAAGAGCCCGTTTAAGCCACCCCATACTAAGTAAGTCCAGTTAGCGCCATGCCATAGGCCGCTAATGGTAAACACAATAAGCAGGTTAAGATATTGCCTATATTTATGTTTTACACGGCTGCCACCCAGCGGGATATACAGATAATCTTTAAACCAGGTGGAGAGTGAAATATGCCACCTGCGCCAAAATTGTGAGATGGAAGTAGCTAAATAAGGCCGGTTGAAATTTTTCATCAGGTCAAAGCCCATCGTT
Coding sequences within:
- a CDS encoding AAA family ATPase, with the translated sequence MWVFSENKDWQYLEERFDWVKRMNEVPQDTRYHAEGNVAIHTQMVLNALGNETAFQDLSPQDQEILWAAALLHDVEKYSTTVLEANGSITSNGHARKGAQFTRQLLYVNEPAPFAIREQIVGLVRYHGLPIWLFEKPDPLKALVKAGMEVNTQWLALLARADMLGRICDDQEEMLYRIDCFEAFCQENNCWGEPRGFISGNAKMYYMQHDDAYLDYVPFEEPEAEIVLMSGLPGAGKDTFIKRHYAGCPVISLDAIRVKRGISPTDKTGNGQVIQEAKEQARVYLRKQQSFVWNATNTTSQMRTQLIDLFTTYKVKVNIVYIEVPYQHLHSQNKSRDAIVPAAVLDKLIYKLEVPAIWEAHEVNFYIS
- a CDS encoding O-antigen ligase family protein, which encodes MALYNILLDNRQGFMLFLIFGLSIYTTAMSVAFMLGLKQFIPFFQGFKELLVFIMLLINIAALKTRPRWHVIDYLILAFLGYTTLYTLLPVGGLSFVARLTALKSTSFFLLVYFTGRLFDIKSLYINKYFTYIAILAIAAGVVVSFEAATYEHLQSHTGYADYVYYYFNIEPDGSFGLSTTFESEGGYKRFGSFYTNPLEHAAATLIALAAIMALYTRDDNKIEFKPMAVLAFGATLLSIIFAFSRAPFVSYFLMIYIYALVTHKKSLVKLIHYGFGLVACYLIYQIILFDNKTDGIIAVVISTLNFSNPSSVGHVVAWLEGITAIVNHPFGMGMGATGRVGASLNDEVVGGENQYLIIGVQAGLIALILYLSIYIMFIKQGLKWVKLLKGKERKICIAVLMLKIGFLIPSFTSEFEGSSYISYMNWFLSGLFIATIMQHTADEVPDTKALPVPVNA